The following are encoded together in the Euwallacea fornicatus isolate EFF26 chromosome 29, ASM4011564v1, whole genome shotgun sequence genome:
- the LOC136347649 gene encoding two pore channel protein 1-like isoform X2 has product MPLNDRLLYNYVFIRDYSSLKHQKWLRFDKFDLGYDLELDPLDEMGSRSSLSRDLDSGEVDHWEMNYHEAAIFLEEGENNEKFDSHPRHPSALPAYLLVHNKWYYGLDLFFSIILLLLALVEDPAVERFEFPPIVHSTLELVCLGVIGIELALKLRWIGWSTILNHKRTMIKCVTLMIMVVEAFVVLVRQSSHFRVTRGLRPIFLVDTRACGAVRRYIRQILQSLPPILDMLVLLLFFVCSYALLGYFLFSSHHNLYFKTLSDSFISMFVLLTTANFPDVMMPSYNQSRWSAIFFISYISTVLYVLMNLMLAVVYETFTGIEKDKFRKLLLHKRQACKLAFRLLVSRQNPNFIRFKQFQGLMKYFSPKTSQRDVVLIYRQLNTSSTGLLTQEEFLNIYDAISLRWRHKDPPDPWFSAAWPPLRSLCRSARYIVTWPYFEYIVYTLIIGNGLAMFIRVIESPIDLKLGARYFCASWDAWLFYSLFLIEALIRIISFGWAEYISSGWNTFDLSVTLLAIFGSILLLFSPSFTAVVILRPLRILRLFKIKKRYRDIFGTLVLLSPLMWSTAVVMMVMYYFFAIVGMELFAEFDSQLENCCVNSTVEPFYKFFSNSTNSSGINYYYLNNFSNLLGSGVTLFELTVVNNWFIIMDAYAIVSNSPYSRMFFMVFYLFTMVVLTIVVASVLEAFRFRIQYKQQTSKRDEELMLHEEVIVDWNSLEHQVNDPKLLESLQMDFMYGGVTSYIGRRARTRDVLQRHMYITEITQWLQEVEHEEGQDINSIIEEAHINARIV; this is encoded by the exons ATGCCTCTCAACGACCGCTTATTGTATAATTATGTGTTTATCAGAGATTATTCCAGCTTGAAGCACCAAAAGTGGTTGcgtttcgataaatttgatttgggGTATGACTTGGAATTGG ATCCTCTTGATGAAATGGGTAGCAGATCAAGTCTCTCCAGAGACTTGGATAGTGGCGAGGTAGATCATTGGGAAATGAACTATCATGAGGCAGCAATATTTTTAGAG GAAggagaaaataatgaaaagtttGACTCCCATCCCCGACACCCCTCAGCCTTACCAGCCTATCTGCTAGTCCACAACAAGTGGTACTATGGccttgatttatttttttcaataatattattgCTACTTGCCCTGGTGGAAGACCCAGCTGTTGAAAGATTTGAATTTCCACCCATTGTACATAGTACTCTGGAATTAGTTTGCTTAG GGGTTATTGGTATTGAGCTAGCCCTTAAGCTAAGATGGATTGGATGGTCCACTATACTGAATCATAAGAGAACCATGATCAAG TGTGTGACATTAATGATCATGGTAGTTGAAGCCTTTGTGGTGTTAGTCAGGCAATCATCCCATTTCCGGGTCACCAGAGGCTTAAGACCAATATTTCTAGTTGATACTCGAGCCTGTGGAGCAGTCAGACGTTATATCAGACAAATCCTGCAATCTCTACCTCCCATCTTAGATATGCTAGtcttgttattgttttttgtatGCAGCTACGCTCTATTAG ggtattttttattcagcAGCCATCACAATCTCTATTTCAAGACCCTGTCTGACAGCTTTATCAGCATGTTTGTCTTGCTAACAACTGCAAA CTTCCCTGATGTAATGATGCCTTCATACAACCAATCGAGATGGAGTgctattttcttcatttcttaTATTTCTACCGTTCTGTATGTTCTGATGAATTTG ATGTTGGCTGTGGTATATGAAACCTTCACAGGAATAGAAAAAGATAAGTTTCGGAAGTTGTTGTTGCACAAAAGGCAGGCCTGTAAATTGGCCTTTCGATTACTAGTTAGTCGCCAAAACCCCAACTTCATAAGGTTCAAGCAATTCCAAGGATTAATGAAATACTTTTCTCCAAAAACAA GTCAAAGAGACGTAGTTTTGATATACCGTCAATTAAATACATCGAGTACTGGCTTGCTGACCCAAGAGGAGTTTCTCAATATTTACGACGCAATTAGTTTGAGGTGGAGACACAAAGATCCCCCTGATCCGTGGTTTTCGGCCGCATGGCCTCCTTTAAGGTCCCTCTGTAGGAGCGCCAGATACATAGTGACATGGCCTTATTTTGAATACATTGTTT ACACGTTGATAATTGGAAACGGACTCGCTATGTTTATAAGGGTAATTGAATCTCCTATAGATTTAAAATTGGGCGCAAGGTATTTCTGCGCATCATGGGACGCCTGGTTGTTCTATTCAT TATTTCTAATCGAAGCCTTGATTCGAATTATAAGCTTCGGTTGGGCGGAATACATCTCTTCAGGTTGGAACACCTTCGATTTATCCGTTACTCTCCTGGCAATTTTCGGCTCAATCTTGCTGCTATTCTCTCCAAGCTTCACTGCGGTGGTCATTTTAAGACCCTTAAG AATTCTCCgtctgtttaaaattaaaaagcgcTATCGAGACATATTCGGCACGTTGGTGCTCTTATCTCCACTTATGTGGTCCACTGCAGTGGTAATGATGGTCATGTATTATTTCTTCGCCATTGTGGGAATGGAGCTGTTTGCAGAATTTGACTCACAACTGGAGAATTGTTGCGT AAACTCAACTGTAGAacctttttataaattcttcTCAAATTCCACCAATTCATCGGGAATTAACTATTACTACttgaacaatttttccaaCCTCCTGGGGTCTGGGGTGACTCTTTTTGAATTGACAGTGGTCAATAACTGGTTCATTATCATGGATGCGTACGCCATAGTTTCAAACTCCCCATATTCACG cATGTTTTTCAtggttttctatttatttaccaTGGTAGTCCTGACCATAGTTGTAGCTTCAGTTTTGGAGGCTTTCAGGTTTAGGATACAGTATAAGCAACAAACCTCAAAAAGAGACG agGAACTGATGCTTCATGAAGAAGTCATAGTGGACTGGAATTCCTTGGAGCATCAAGTGAATGATCCCAAGTTGCTAGAATCGTTGCAAATGGATTTTATGTACGGG GGTGTAACCTCGTATATCGGGCGCAGAGCTCGGACAAGAGATGTCTTGCAACGTCACATGTACATAACCGAAATTACTCAGTGGTTACAAGAAGTAGAGCATGAAGAGGGCCAAGATATCAACAGCATTATCGAAGAGGCTCACATCAATGCCAG AATAGTGTAA
- the LOC136347649 gene encoding two pore channel protein 1-like isoform X1: MPLNDRLLYNYVFIRDYSSLKHQKWLRFDKFDLGYDLELDPLDEMGSRSSLSRDLDSGEVDHWEMNYHEAAIFLEEGENNEKFDSHPRHPSALPAYLLVHNKWYYGLDLFFSIILLLLALVEDPAVERFEFPPIVHSTLELVCLGVIGIELALKLRWIGWSTILNHKRTMIKCVTLMIMVVEAFVVLVRQSSHFRVTRGLRPIFLVDTRACGAVRRYIRQILQSLPPILDMLVLLLFFVCSYALLGYFLFSSHHNLYFKTLSDSFISMFVLLTTANFPDVMMPSYNQSRWSAIFFISYISTVLYVLMNLMLAVVYETFTGIEKDKFRKLLLHKRQACKLAFRLLVSRQNPNFIRFKQFQGLMKYFSPKTSQRDVVLIYRQLNTSSTGLLTQEEFLNIYDAISLRWRHKDPPDPWFSAAWPPLRSLCRSARYIVTWPYFEYIVYTLIIGNGLAMFIRVIESPIDLKLGARYFCASWDAWLFYSLFLIEALIRIISFGWAEYISSGWNTFDLSVTLLAIFGSILLLFSPSFTAVVILRPLRILRLFKIKKRYRDIFGTLVLLSPLMWSTAVVMMVMYYFFAIVGMELFAEFDSQLENCCVNSTVEPFYKFFSNSTNSSGINYYYLNNFSNLLGSGVTLFELTVVNNWFIIMDAYAIVSNSPYSRMFFMVFYLFTMVVLTIVVASVLEAFRFRIQYKQQTSKRDEELMLHEEVIVDWNSLEHQVNDPKLLESLQMDFMYGGVTSYIGRRARTRDVLQRHMYITEITQWLQEVEHEEGQDINSIIEEAHINARLMIRA; this comes from the exons ATGCCTCTCAACGACCGCTTATTGTATAATTATGTGTTTATCAGAGATTATTCCAGCTTGAAGCACCAAAAGTGGTTGcgtttcgataaatttgatttgggGTATGACTTGGAATTGG ATCCTCTTGATGAAATGGGTAGCAGATCAAGTCTCTCCAGAGACTTGGATAGTGGCGAGGTAGATCATTGGGAAATGAACTATCATGAGGCAGCAATATTTTTAGAG GAAggagaaaataatgaaaagtttGACTCCCATCCCCGACACCCCTCAGCCTTACCAGCCTATCTGCTAGTCCACAACAAGTGGTACTATGGccttgatttatttttttcaataatattattgCTACTTGCCCTGGTGGAAGACCCAGCTGTTGAAAGATTTGAATTTCCACCCATTGTACATAGTACTCTGGAATTAGTTTGCTTAG GGGTTATTGGTATTGAGCTAGCCCTTAAGCTAAGATGGATTGGATGGTCCACTATACTGAATCATAAGAGAACCATGATCAAG TGTGTGACATTAATGATCATGGTAGTTGAAGCCTTTGTGGTGTTAGTCAGGCAATCATCCCATTTCCGGGTCACCAGAGGCTTAAGACCAATATTTCTAGTTGATACTCGAGCCTGTGGAGCAGTCAGACGTTATATCAGACAAATCCTGCAATCTCTACCTCCCATCTTAGATATGCTAGtcttgttattgttttttgtatGCAGCTACGCTCTATTAG ggtattttttattcagcAGCCATCACAATCTCTATTTCAAGACCCTGTCTGACAGCTTTATCAGCATGTTTGTCTTGCTAACAACTGCAAA CTTCCCTGATGTAATGATGCCTTCATACAACCAATCGAGATGGAGTgctattttcttcatttcttaTATTTCTACCGTTCTGTATGTTCTGATGAATTTG ATGTTGGCTGTGGTATATGAAACCTTCACAGGAATAGAAAAAGATAAGTTTCGGAAGTTGTTGTTGCACAAAAGGCAGGCCTGTAAATTGGCCTTTCGATTACTAGTTAGTCGCCAAAACCCCAACTTCATAAGGTTCAAGCAATTCCAAGGATTAATGAAATACTTTTCTCCAAAAACAA GTCAAAGAGACGTAGTTTTGATATACCGTCAATTAAATACATCGAGTACTGGCTTGCTGACCCAAGAGGAGTTTCTCAATATTTACGACGCAATTAGTTTGAGGTGGAGACACAAAGATCCCCCTGATCCGTGGTTTTCGGCCGCATGGCCTCCTTTAAGGTCCCTCTGTAGGAGCGCCAGATACATAGTGACATGGCCTTATTTTGAATACATTGTTT ACACGTTGATAATTGGAAACGGACTCGCTATGTTTATAAGGGTAATTGAATCTCCTATAGATTTAAAATTGGGCGCAAGGTATTTCTGCGCATCATGGGACGCCTGGTTGTTCTATTCAT TATTTCTAATCGAAGCCTTGATTCGAATTATAAGCTTCGGTTGGGCGGAATACATCTCTTCAGGTTGGAACACCTTCGATTTATCCGTTACTCTCCTGGCAATTTTCGGCTCAATCTTGCTGCTATTCTCTCCAAGCTTCACTGCGGTGGTCATTTTAAGACCCTTAAG AATTCTCCgtctgtttaaaattaaaaagcgcTATCGAGACATATTCGGCACGTTGGTGCTCTTATCTCCACTTATGTGGTCCACTGCAGTGGTAATGATGGTCATGTATTATTTCTTCGCCATTGTGGGAATGGAGCTGTTTGCAGAATTTGACTCACAACTGGAGAATTGTTGCGT AAACTCAACTGTAGAacctttttataaattcttcTCAAATTCCACCAATTCATCGGGAATTAACTATTACTACttgaacaatttttccaaCCTCCTGGGGTCTGGGGTGACTCTTTTTGAATTGACAGTGGTCAATAACTGGTTCATTATCATGGATGCGTACGCCATAGTTTCAAACTCCCCATATTCACG cATGTTTTTCAtggttttctatttatttaccaTGGTAGTCCTGACCATAGTTGTAGCTTCAGTTTTGGAGGCTTTCAGGTTTAGGATACAGTATAAGCAACAAACCTCAAAAAGAGACG agGAACTGATGCTTCATGAAGAAGTCATAGTGGACTGGAATTCCTTGGAGCATCAAGTGAATGATCCCAAGTTGCTAGAATCGTTGCAAATGGATTTTATGTACGGG GGTGTAACCTCGTATATCGGGCGCAGAGCTCGGACAAGAGATGTCTTGCAACGTCACATGTACATAACCGAAATTACTCAGTGGTTACAAGAAGTAGAGCATGAAGAGGGCCAAGATATCAACAGCATTATCGAAGAGGCTCACATCAATGCCAGGTTAATGATTCGCGCTTAA
- the LOC136347649 gene encoding two pore calcium channel protein 1-like isoform X3, with translation MAETRGSPDDDGYKRFSAEANNVSYGSASSNPLDEMGSRSSLSRDLDSGEVDHWEMNYHEAAIFLEEGENNEKFDSHPRHPSALPAYLLVHNKWYYGLDLFFSIILLLLALVEDPAVERFEFPPIVHSTLELVCLGVIGIELALKLRWIGWSTILNHKRTMIKCVTLMIMVVEAFVVLVRQSSHFRVTRGLRPIFLVDTRACGAVRRYIRQILQSLPPILDMLVLLLFFVCSYALLGYFLFSSHHNLYFKTLSDSFISMFVLLTTANFPDVMMPSYNQSRWSAIFFISYISTVLYVLMNLMLAVVYETFTGIEKDKFRKLLLHKRQACKLAFRLLVSRQNPNFIRFKQFQGLMKYFSPKTSQRDVVLIYRQLNTSSTGLLTQEEFLNIYDAISLRWRHKDPPDPWFSAAWPPLRSLCRSARYIVTWPYFEYIVYTLIIGNGLAMFIRVIESPIDLKLGARYFCASWDAWLFYSLFLIEALIRIISFGWAEYISSGWNTFDLSVTLLAIFGSILLLFSPSFTAVVILRPLRILRLFKIKKRYRDIFGTLVLLSPLMWSTAVVMMVMYYFFAIVGMELFAEFDSQLENCCVNSTVEPFYKFFSNSTNSSGINYYYLNNFSNLLGSGVTLFELTVVNNWFIIMDAYAIVSNSPYSRMFFMVFYLFTMVVLTIVVASVLEAFRFRIQYKQQTSKRDEELMLHEEVIVDWNSLEHQVNDPKLLESLQMDFMYGGVTSYIGRRARTRDVLQRHMYITEITQWLQEVEHEEGQDINSIIEEAHINARLMIRA, from the exons ATGGCCGAAACAAGGGGCTCGCCCGATGACGATGGCTATAAACGTTTCAGTGCAGAAGCGAACAATGTCTCCTATGGATCCGCATCATCCA ATCCTCTTGATGAAATGGGTAGCAGATCAAGTCTCTCCAGAGACTTGGATAGTGGCGAGGTAGATCATTGGGAAATGAACTATCATGAGGCAGCAATATTTTTAGAG GAAggagaaaataatgaaaagtttGACTCCCATCCCCGACACCCCTCAGCCTTACCAGCCTATCTGCTAGTCCACAACAAGTGGTACTATGGccttgatttatttttttcaataatattattgCTACTTGCCCTGGTGGAAGACCCAGCTGTTGAAAGATTTGAATTTCCACCCATTGTACATAGTACTCTGGAATTAGTTTGCTTAG GGGTTATTGGTATTGAGCTAGCCCTTAAGCTAAGATGGATTGGATGGTCCACTATACTGAATCATAAGAGAACCATGATCAAG TGTGTGACATTAATGATCATGGTAGTTGAAGCCTTTGTGGTGTTAGTCAGGCAATCATCCCATTTCCGGGTCACCAGAGGCTTAAGACCAATATTTCTAGTTGATACTCGAGCCTGTGGAGCAGTCAGACGTTATATCAGACAAATCCTGCAATCTCTACCTCCCATCTTAGATATGCTAGtcttgttattgttttttgtatGCAGCTACGCTCTATTAG ggtattttttattcagcAGCCATCACAATCTCTATTTCAAGACCCTGTCTGACAGCTTTATCAGCATGTTTGTCTTGCTAACAACTGCAAA CTTCCCTGATGTAATGATGCCTTCATACAACCAATCGAGATGGAGTgctattttcttcatttcttaTATTTCTACCGTTCTGTATGTTCTGATGAATTTG ATGTTGGCTGTGGTATATGAAACCTTCACAGGAATAGAAAAAGATAAGTTTCGGAAGTTGTTGTTGCACAAAAGGCAGGCCTGTAAATTGGCCTTTCGATTACTAGTTAGTCGCCAAAACCCCAACTTCATAAGGTTCAAGCAATTCCAAGGATTAATGAAATACTTTTCTCCAAAAACAA GTCAAAGAGACGTAGTTTTGATATACCGTCAATTAAATACATCGAGTACTGGCTTGCTGACCCAAGAGGAGTTTCTCAATATTTACGACGCAATTAGTTTGAGGTGGAGACACAAAGATCCCCCTGATCCGTGGTTTTCGGCCGCATGGCCTCCTTTAAGGTCCCTCTGTAGGAGCGCCAGATACATAGTGACATGGCCTTATTTTGAATACATTGTTT ACACGTTGATAATTGGAAACGGACTCGCTATGTTTATAAGGGTAATTGAATCTCCTATAGATTTAAAATTGGGCGCAAGGTATTTCTGCGCATCATGGGACGCCTGGTTGTTCTATTCAT TATTTCTAATCGAAGCCTTGATTCGAATTATAAGCTTCGGTTGGGCGGAATACATCTCTTCAGGTTGGAACACCTTCGATTTATCCGTTACTCTCCTGGCAATTTTCGGCTCAATCTTGCTGCTATTCTCTCCAAGCTTCACTGCGGTGGTCATTTTAAGACCCTTAAG AATTCTCCgtctgtttaaaattaaaaagcgcTATCGAGACATATTCGGCACGTTGGTGCTCTTATCTCCACTTATGTGGTCCACTGCAGTGGTAATGATGGTCATGTATTATTTCTTCGCCATTGTGGGAATGGAGCTGTTTGCAGAATTTGACTCACAACTGGAGAATTGTTGCGT AAACTCAACTGTAGAacctttttataaattcttcTCAAATTCCACCAATTCATCGGGAATTAACTATTACTACttgaacaatttttccaaCCTCCTGGGGTCTGGGGTGACTCTTTTTGAATTGACAGTGGTCAATAACTGGTTCATTATCATGGATGCGTACGCCATAGTTTCAAACTCCCCATATTCACG cATGTTTTTCAtggttttctatttatttaccaTGGTAGTCCTGACCATAGTTGTAGCTTCAGTTTTGGAGGCTTTCAGGTTTAGGATACAGTATAAGCAACAAACCTCAAAAAGAGACG agGAACTGATGCTTCATGAAGAAGTCATAGTGGACTGGAATTCCTTGGAGCATCAAGTGAATGATCCCAAGTTGCTAGAATCGTTGCAAATGGATTTTATGTACGGG GGTGTAACCTCGTATATCGGGCGCAGAGCTCGGACAAGAGATGTCTTGCAACGTCACATGTACATAACCGAAATTACTCAGTGGTTACAAGAAGTAGAGCATGAAGAGGGCCAAGATATCAACAGCATTATCGAAGAGGCTCACATCAATGCCAGGTTAATGATTCGCGCTTAA
- the LOC136347649 gene encoding two pore channel protein 1-like isoform X4: protein MGSRSSLSRDLDSGEVDHWEMNYHEAAIFLEEGENNEKFDSHPRHPSALPAYLLVHNKWYYGLDLFFSIILLLLALVEDPAVERFEFPPIVHSTLELVCLGVIGIELALKLRWIGWSTILNHKRTMIKCVTLMIMVVEAFVVLVRQSSHFRVTRGLRPIFLVDTRACGAVRRYIRQILQSLPPILDMLVLLLFFVCSYALLGYFLFSSHHNLYFKTLSDSFISMFVLLTTANFPDVMMPSYNQSRWSAIFFISYISTVLYVLMNLMLAVVYETFTGIEKDKFRKLLLHKRQACKLAFRLLVSRQNPNFIRFKQFQGLMKYFSPKTSQRDVVLIYRQLNTSSTGLLTQEEFLNIYDAISLRWRHKDPPDPWFSAAWPPLRSLCRSARYIVTWPYFEYIVYTLIIGNGLAMFIRVIESPIDLKLGARYFCASWDAWLFYSLFLIEALIRIISFGWAEYISSGWNTFDLSVTLLAIFGSILLLFSPSFTAVVILRPLRILRLFKIKKRYRDIFGTLVLLSPLMWSTAVVMMVMYYFFAIVGMELFAEFDSQLENCCVNSTVEPFYKFFSNSTNSSGINYYYLNNFSNLLGSGVTLFELTVVNNWFIIMDAYAIVSNSPYSRMFFMVFYLFTMVVLTIVVASVLEAFRFRIQYKQQTSKRDEELMLHEEVIVDWNSLEHQVNDPKLLESLQMDFMYGGVTSYIGRRARTRDVLQRHMYITEITQWLQEVEHEEGQDINSIIEEAHINARLMIRA from the exons ATGGGTAGCAGATCAAGTCTCTCCAGAGACTTGGATAGTGGCGAGGTAGATCATTGGGAAATGAACTATCATGAGGCAGCAATATTTTTAGAG GAAggagaaaataatgaaaagtttGACTCCCATCCCCGACACCCCTCAGCCTTACCAGCCTATCTGCTAGTCCACAACAAGTGGTACTATGGccttgatttatttttttcaataatattattgCTACTTGCCCTGGTGGAAGACCCAGCTGTTGAAAGATTTGAATTTCCACCCATTGTACATAGTACTCTGGAATTAGTTTGCTTAG GGGTTATTGGTATTGAGCTAGCCCTTAAGCTAAGATGGATTGGATGGTCCACTATACTGAATCATAAGAGAACCATGATCAAG TGTGTGACATTAATGATCATGGTAGTTGAAGCCTTTGTGGTGTTAGTCAGGCAATCATCCCATTTCCGGGTCACCAGAGGCTTAAGACCAATATTTCTAGTTGATACTCGAGCCTGTGGAGCAGTCAGACGTTATATCAGACAAATCCTGCAATCTCTACCTCCCATCTTAGATATGCTAGtcttgttattgttttttgtatGCAGCTACGCTCTATTAG ggtattttttattcagcAGCCATCACAATCTCTATTTCAAGACCCTGTCTGACAGCTTTATCAGCATGTTTGTCTTGCTAACAACTGCAAA CTTCCCTGATGTAATGATGCCTTCATACAACCAATCGAGATGGAGTgctattttcttcatttcttaTATTTCTACCGTTCTGTATGTTCTGATGAATTTG ATGTTGGCTGTGGTATATGAAACCTTCACAGGAATAGAAAAAGATAAGTTTCGGAAGTTGTTGTTGCACAAAAGGCAGGCCTGTAAATTGGCCTTTCGATTACTAGTTAGTCGCCAAAACCCCAACTTCATAAGGTTCAAGCAATTCCAAGGATTAATGAAATACTTTTCTCCAAAAACAA GTCAAAGAGACGTAGTTTTGATATACCGTCAATTAAATACATCGAGTACTGGCTTGCTGACCCAAGAGGAGTTTCTCAATATTTACGACGCAATTAGTTTGAGGTGGAGACACAAAGATCCCCCTGATCCGTGGTTTTCGGCCGCATGGCCTCCTTTAAGGTCCCTCTGTAGGAGCGCCAGATACATAGTGACATGGCCTTATTTTGAATACATTGTTT ACACGTTGATAATTGGAAACGGACTCGCTATGTTTATAAGGGTAATTGAATCTCCTATAGATTTAAAATTGGGCGCAAGGTATTTCTGCGCATCATGGGACGCCTGGTTGTTCTATTCAT TATTTCTAATCGAAGCCTTGATTCGAATTATAAGCTTCGGTTGGGCGGAATACATCTCTTCAGGTTGGAACACCTTCGATTTATCCGTTACTCTCCTGGCAATTTTCGGCTCAATCTTGCTGCTATTCTCTCCAAGCTTCACTGCGGTGGTCATTTTAAGACCCTTAAG AATTCTCCgtctgtttaaaattaaaaagcgcTATCGAGACATATTCGGCACGTTGGTGCTCTTATCTCCACTTATGTGGTCCACTGCAGTGGTAATGATGGTCATGTATTATTTCTTCGCCATTGTGGGAATGGAGCTGTTTGCAGAATTTGACTCACAACTGGAGAATTGTTGCGT AAACTCAACTGTAGAacctttttataaattcttcTCAAATTCCACCAATTCATCGGGAATTAACTATTACTACttgaacaatttttccaaCCTCCTGGGGTCTGGGGTGACTCTTTTTGAATTGACAGTGGTCAATAACTGGTTCATTATCATGGATGCGTACGCCATAGTTTCAAACTCCCCATATTCACG cATGTTTTTCAtggttttctatttatttaccaTGGTAGTCCTGACCATAGTTGTAGCTTCAGTTTTGGAGGCTTTCAGGTTTAGGATACAGTATAAGCAACAAACCTCAAAAAGAGACG agGAACTGATGCTTCATGAAGAAGTCATAGTGGACTGGAATTCCTTGGAGCATCAAGTGAATGATCCCAAGTTGCTAGAATCGTTGCAAATGGATTTTATGTACGGG GGTGTAACCTCGTATATCGGGCGCAGAGCTCGGACAAGAGATGTCTTGCAACGTCACATGTACATAACCGAAATTACTCAGTGGTTACAAGAAGTAGAGCATGAAGAGGGCCAAGATATCAACAGCATTATCGAAGAGGCTCACATCAATGCCAGGTTAATGATTCGCGCTTAA